A section of the Acidobacterium capsulatum ATCC 51196 genome encodes:
- a CDS encoding Trm112 family protein → MPFQLLDLIVCPACHGPLAECTGQADAPALVCTFCGREYSLLDGIPVLIPDRAKQ, encoded by the coding sequence ATGCCATTTCAACTGCTGGACTTGATTGTATGTCCCGCCTGTCACGGCCCGCTGGCCGAGTGCACCGGCCAGGCCGATGCGCCTGCGCTCGTCTGCACATTCTGCGGCCGCGAATACAGCCTGCTCGACGGCATTCCCGTGCTTATTCCCGATCGCGCAAAGCAGTAA
- a CDS encoding DJ-1/PfpI family protein has product MSQAKLLMIVGDYAEDYETMVPFQALQMVGHRVDAVCPGKKSGQSIRTAIHDFEGDQTYSEKRGHNFGLNATFEEIDPAEYDGLVLPGGRAPEYLRLNERVLAMVRHFAEAKKPIAAICHAAQLLAAAKCIAGKRVSAYPACAPEVELAGGHYVAVEMTAAVVDGNLVTAPAWPAHPEWLAKYLPVVEAYLAQKG; this is encoded by the coding sequence ATGAGCCAAGCCAAGCTGTTGATGATTGTGGGCGATTATGCCGAGGATTATGAGACGATGGTGCCGTTCCAGGCGCTGCAGATGGTGGGGCACAGGGTGGATGCGGTTTGCCCGGGCAAGAAGAGCGGGCAGTCCATTCGCACGGCGATTCACGACTTTGAAGGGGATCAGACCTATTCGGAGAAGCGCGGCCACAACTTTGGGTTGAATGCCACGTTTGAGGAGATTGACCCGGCGGAGTACGACGGGCTGGTGCTGCCGGGTGGGCGGGCTCCGGAATATTTGCGGCTGAATGAGAGGGTGCTCGCGATGGTGCGGCATTTTGCCGAGGCGAAGAAGCCGATTGCGGCTATCTGCCATGCGGCGCAACTGCTGGCGGCGGCCAAGTGCATTGCGGGCAAGCGTGTCAGCGCTTATCCGGCATGCGCGCCAGAGGTGGAACTTGCGGGCGGACACTACGTTGCGGTGGAGATGACGGCGGCGGTGGTGGATGGGAACCTGGTCACGGCTCCGGCATGGCCTGCGCATCCGGAGTGGCTGGCGAAGTATTTGCCGGTGGTGGAAGCGTACCTGGCGCAGAAAGGTTAA
- a CDS encoding TonB-dependent receptor, whose protein sequence is MPVHARRWSSCVTLLVLTLLLCGILPPAGASSISTMAEPAPSSTGSISGTLTDSAGAVLRGARVSIPARNQVVFTDQQGRFFFSGLQPGEYTVSVSYVGFKKVTKTVTVSAGSSTSLNLQLQVASSNQTVLVSAASASAEVEAVNEERAADNIMQVLPVKMITSLPAPNLGNALGRLPGVSLTRNEGQDQYVQVRGTEPRLTNTTVDGFNLPSADPGVREYDYSVLPPSIIDSVQVSKTLQANMDGDGIGASINIITKTATDTPTYEFTALGGYNPIENGRGSTDEYGTWGRRFGPGKKLGFIISGEYNYDGTGINDMEPTPDIATLPNGQTTGWFDAQDLRTYMFHRPRWGVGGSLDYRIKPGHTIYLRYLYSHYNDSGDKTVYTLHDNTPGVQLLVPGNSGCTGTPTDSGATTAPCNTPPSFYNQQEDAQISTGALELSSMHVLKKAWYSWGADVATSIFGGEPFDSGNFNNNSTAGDCHYEPGNTTDYHLPQWSLACFAEINQPQNYVFTGTQRSPGHSQQINIGFNVSAGYNWQIGKKYDSLEYGAKFRSMHQYANTYNLNATANTAIPMSMFPNRLKQPRYYNGSYQDGYNVFYSDVAKYVKQNPTDFTFNDDKGVDPSDFGIVEHIPAFYAMNTIDFARGIRLVAGLRAEITTDKIHNLTFDANNNASPNHFSNTYYDILPSASLRLPAGHGSFVRVDYSRGVSRPEEVSLGQAISWSQNGNGSYKYTASLNNPNLKAEVGDDVDVQYDHYFKTFGVFTAGYFYKHLSSPIVTEQSFAPNYQPPGGPQGSYLISQPINAGTSWLQGIELQYWQHWTGLPGLLGGLGMNANYSYETSRISSITGRTDHPRLPYDEPNSFNIGPTYNRGPLSMQMALNFNQAAIFAYQYTDGTAGGPKGPLGDIYFYNHTQLDAQGGYKFGHGLQLIVSAWNLNNEEFGFYNGSKQYPIQREFYQPTYTFGLHWTPKPKH, encoded by the coding sequence ATGCCAGTTCATGCACGCCGTTGGAGTAGCTGCGTCACGCTGCTCGTTCTCACCCTTCTGCTCTGCGGAATTCTGCCCCCCGCCGGCGCGTCGTCCATCAGCACCATGGCCGAACCCGCGCCCAGCTCGACCGGATCCATCTCAGGCACCTTGACTGACTCCGCTGGCGCTGTGCTGCGCGGCGCACGCGTCTCCATCCCCGCCAGAAATCAGGTCGTCTTCACCGACCAACAGGGCCGCTTCTTCTTCAGCGGCCTTCAGCCTGGCGAATACACCGTCTCCGTCAGCTATGTTGGCTTCAAAAAGGTCACAAAGACCGTCACCGTAAGCGCCGGTTCCTCCACCTCTCTGAACCTGCAGCTTCAGGTCGCCTCCAGCAATCAGACCGTCCTTGTTTCCGCCGCCAGCGCTTCCGCTGAGGTCGAGGCCGTCAATGAAGAGCGCGCCGCCGACAACATTATGCAGGTGCTGCCGGTCAAGATGATCACCAGCCTGCCGGCCCCCAATCTCGGCAACGCGCTCGGCCGCCTGCCCGGCGTCAGCCTCACCCGCAATGAAGGTCAGGACCAGTACGTGCAGGTGCGCGGCACCGAGCCCCGCCTCACCAACACCACCGTTGACGGATTCAACCTGCCATCCGCTGACCCCGGCGTGCGCGAATACGACTACTCCGTGCTGCCTCCGAGCATCATTGATTCCGTGCAGGTCAGCAAAACGCTCCAGGCAAACATGGACGGAGACGGCATCGGCGCCTCCATCAACATCATCACCAAGACGGCCACTGACACTCCCACCTACGAGTTCACCGCGCTCGGCGGCTACAACCCGATCGAGAACGGACGCGGCAGCACCGACGAGTACGGCACCTGGGGCCGCCGCTTCGGACCCGGCAAGAAGTTAGGCTTCATCATCAGCGGCGAATACAACTACGACGGCACCGGCATCAATGACATGGAGCCCACGCCCGACATCGCCACGCTCCCCAACGGCCAGACCACCGGCTGGTTCGACGCGCAGGATCTGCGCACCTACATGTTCCACCGCCCCCGCTGGGGAGTAGGCGGCAGCCTCGACTACCGCATCAAGCCCGGCCACACCATCTATCTCCGCTACCTCTACTCGCACTACAACGACAGCGGCGACAAGACCGTCTACACACTGCATGACAATACGCCCGGCGTCCAATTGCTGGTCCCCGGCAACAGTGGTTGTACCGGAACCCCCACAGACAGCGGCGCAACCACCGCGCCCTGCAATACACCGCCCAGCTTCTATAACCAGCAGGAGGACGCGCAGATCTCCACCGGCGCGCTCGAACTCAGCAGCATGCATGTGCTCAAGAAGGCCTGGTACTCCTGGGGTGCCGACGTCGCCACCAGCATCTTCGGCGGCGAGCCCTTTGACTCCGGCAACTTCAACAACAACTCCACCGCGGGCGACTGCCACTATGAGCCCGGCAACACCACGGACTACCACCTGCCGCAGTGGAGCCTCGCCTGCTTTGCCGAGATCAATCAGCCGCAGAACTACGTCTTCACCGGCACGCAGCGTTCGCCCGGCCACAGCCAGCAGATCAACATCGGCTTCAATGTCTCGGCCGGATACAACTGGCAAATCGGCAAGAAGTACGACTCGCTGGAATACGGCGCCAAGTTCCGCAGCATGCACCAGTACGCCAACACCTACAACCTCAACGCCACGGCCAACACCGCCATTCCCATGTCGATGTTCCCCAACCGCCTCAAGCAGCCCAGATACTACAACGGCTCCTATCAGGACGGTTACAACGTCTTTTATAGCGACGTGGCAAAGTACGTGAAGCAGAACCCCACAGACTTCACCTTCAACGATGACAAAGGCGTCGATCCCTCTGACTTCGGCATCGTCGAGCACATCCCCGCGTTCTATGCCATGAACACCATCGACTTCGCGCGCGGCATCCGTCTCGTCGCCGGTCTCCGCGCTGAAATCACGACAGACAAAATTCACAACCTGACCTTCGATGCCAACAACAACGCATCGCCTAATCACTTCTCCAACACCTACTACGACATCCTGCCCAGCGCTTCGCTCCGTCTCCCCGCAGGCCACGGCAGCTTCGTTCGTGTGGACTACTCGCGCGGCGTCTCCCGCCCCGAGGAAGTCAGCCTGGGCCAGGCCATCAGTTGGAGCCAGAACGGCAACGGCTCCTACAAGTACACCGCATCGCTCAACAATCCCAACCTCAAGGCTGAAGTCGGTGACGATGTCGATGTGCAATACGATCACTACTTCAAGACCTTCGGCGTCTTCACAGCCGGTTACTTCTACAAGCACCTCTCCTCGCCCATCGTGACCGAGCAGAGCTTCGCCCCCAACTATCAGCCGCCCGGCGGCCCGCAGGGCTCTTATCTCATCAGCCAGCCCATCAACGCCGGCACCTCGTGGCTGCAGGGCATCGAACTGCAATACTGGCAACACTGGACCGGCCTGCCCGGCCTGCTCGGCGGCCTCGGCATGAATGCCAACTACAGCTACGAGACCTCCCGCATCAGCAGCATCACCGGGCGCACAGACCATCCCCGCTTGCCCTATGACGAGCCCAACAGCTTCAACATTGGGCCCACCTACAATCGCGGACCGCTCTCCATGCAGATGGCCCTCAACTTTAACCAGGCCGCAATCTTCGCCTATCAATACACTGACGGCACCGCCGGCGGTCCCAAGGGCCCGCTCGGAGACATCTACTTCTACAACCACACGCAACTCGACGCGCAGGGCGGCTACAAGTTCGGCCACGGACTGCAGTTGATCGTCTCCGCCTGGAACCTCAACAACGAGGAATTCGGCTTCTACAACGGAAGCAAGCAGTATCCCATCCAGCGCGAGTTCTATCAGCCCACCTACACCTTTGGCCTGCACTGGACACCCAAGCCGAAGCACTAA
- a CDS encoding YifB family Mg chelatase-like AAA ATPase: MLFKALSAAVYGIDANIIDVEVDFSGVTTLESRFNMVGLPDAAVRESRDRVRSAIKNSGFEIPTTNITINLAPADMKKEGSGFDLPMAIGILGAYGALQIKDIREFLLVGELGLDGALRPVPGMLPVAVAARERGIRNLVIPKANAREAAVVEGVNVYPVETLNDARELLNAAGNGGIHTPPFRVHAEETLESDTYFGPDFADVRGQQAAKRALEVSAAGGHNILMIGPPGSGKTMLAKRLPSILAPLSFDEALETTKIHSVAGVLDAEAGLVTQRPFRSPHHTISDAGLIGGGIIPRPGEVSLAHNGVLFLDELPEFPRNVLEVMRQPLEDRNVVIARASMSLTFPASFMLAAAMNPCPCGYFNDRSRECHCTPPLIQRYVAKVSGPLLDRIDIHIEVPAVQYRELRGGAASEGSAAIRARVLQARQRQAARFGNIAAAPSASRAQKEKSRTYSNAQMTTRQIRQFCELSPESEKLLERAMQQQGLTARAHDRILKVARTIADLAGEESVAVPHIAEAIQYRTLDRSYWS; encoded by the coding sequence ATGCTTTTCAAAGCTCTGAGCGCCGCGGTGTACGGCATCGATGCCAACATCATCGATGTTGAAGTCGATTTCTCCGGCGTGACCACGCTCGAAAGCCGCTTCAACATGGTGGGCCTGCCCGACGCCGCCGTGCGCGAAAGCCGTGACCGCGTGCGCTCCGCCATCAAAAACTCCGGCTTTGAGATTCCCACCACCAACATCACCATCAACCTCGCTCCGGCCGACATGAAGAAGGAAGGCTCCGGCTTTGACCTCCCCATGGCCATCGGCATTCTGGGCGCTTACGGCGCGCTGCAGATCAAGGACATTCGCGAATTCCTCCTGGTCGGCGAGCTTGGCCTCGATGGCGCACTGCGCCCCGTGCCCGGCATGCTGCCCGTCGCCGTGGCGGCGCGCGAGCGTGGCATTCGCAATCTCGTTATTCCCAAGGCCAATGCGCGCGAAGCGGCGGTCGTCGAGGGCGTCAACGTCTATCCCGTCGAAACCCTGAACGACGCGCGCGAGTTGCTCAACGCTGCCGGCAATGGAGGCATCCACACCCCGCCCTTCCGGGTGCATGCCGAAGAAACGCTCGAGTCCGATACCTATTTCGGCCCCGACTTCGCCGATGTGCGCGGCCAGCAGGCCGCCAAGCGCGCCCTTGAAGTGTCGGCCGCAGGTGGACACAACATTCTCATGATTGGCCCTCCCGGCTCCGGCAAAACCATGCTCGCCAAGCGCCTGCCCTCCATCCTGGCTCCGCTCAGCTTTGACGAGGCGCTCGAGACTACCAAGATTCACTCCGTCGCGGGCGTGCTCGACGCCGAGGCCGGACTCGTCACCCAGCGCCCCTTCCGCTCACCGCACCACACCATCTCTGACGCCGGGCTCATTGGTGGCGGCATCATTCCCCGTCCCGGCGAAGTCTCGCTCGCACACAACGGCGTGCTGTTCCTCGATGAACTCCCCGAGTTTCCGCGCAACGTGCTCGAGGTCATGCGACAGCCGCTCGAAGACCGCAACGTCGTCATCGCGCGCGCCTCCATGTCTCTCACCTTTCCGGCATCGTTCATGCTGGCGGCAGCCATGAATCCCTGCCCCTGCGGATACTTCAACGACCGCTCGCGCGAGTGCCACTGCACCCCGCCGCTCATTCAGCGTTACGTGGCCAAGGTCTCAGGCCCGCTTCTTGACCGCATTGACATTCACATCGAGGTGCCGGCTGTGCAATATCGTGAGCTACGCGGGGGAGCCGCCAGCGAGGGTTCGGCAGCCATCCGCGCCCGCGTGCTGCAGGCGCGTCAGCGGCAGGCAGCGCGCTTTGGCAACATTGCGGCCGCTCCATCCGCCAGCCGTGCTCAAAAAGAAAAGTCCCGCACCTACTCCAACGCCCAGATGACCACACGACAGATTCGCCAGTTCTGCGAGCTCAGCCCCGAATCTGAAAAGCTCCTCGAACGCGCCATGCAGCAGCAGGGACTCACCGCCCGTGCCCACGACCGCATTCTCAAAGTCGCACGCACCATCGCCGATCTGGCCGGCGAAGAATCCGTCGCCGTCCCCCACATCGCCGAAGCCATCCAGTACCGCACCCTCGACCGCAGCTACTGGAGCTGA
- a CDS encoding S1C family serine protease: MNFRRIALVLLLVGGFWFVLSHLGTDGGFGVFANPANPQLELTEVSTQPKYLPQEQNNIAVYKRAMPSVVNITSTSVGLDFFYGLVPQQGQGSGFILDKAGHILTNYHVVAGAQNIEVQTWDKHRYKAVVIGRDRTHDLALLQIHAPNLHPAVLADSRNLQVGQIVYAIGNPFGLNGTMTSGIISAIRSVRGPVGAPIENAIQTDAAINPGNSGGPLLNSQGEVIGINSLIATNPNDQVPVEQSAGIGFAIPIDTAKAVLKDFQKYGHPMRPSLGVVTLPIGPYLAQQMNLGAQYGVLIEQVIPGGPAARAGLHGGSQTAYLGNQQIEIGGDLIIAMDGQQVASQQDISDIMNSHQPGDVITVTVLRDGRRMVFHVKLGVAGEQEV, encoded by the coding sequence ATGAATTTTCGCCGCATTGCTCTGGTGCTGCTCCTTGTGGGCGGCTTCTGGTTCGTACTCTCGCATCTGGGCACCGATGGAGGCTTTGGCGTCTTCGCCAATCCTGCGAACCCGCAGCTTGAGTTGACCGAGGTCAGCACCCAGCCGAAGTATCTGCCGCAGGAGCAGAACAACATTGCGGTTTACAAGCGGGCGATGCCCTCGGTGGTGAACATCACCTCGACCTCGGTGGGGCTTGATTTCTTCTATGGGCTGGTGCCACAGCAAGGCCAGGGTTCGGGCTTCATTCTGGACAAGGCCGGCCACATTCTGACCAACTATCACGTTGTAGCGGGCGCACAGAATATCGAGGTGCAGACCTGGGACAAGCACCGCTACAAGGCGGTGGTGATCGGGCGGGATCGCACGCATGACCTGGCGCTGTTGCAGATTCATGCTCCGAATCTGCATCCGGCGGTGCTGGCCGACTCGCGGAATCTGCAGGTGGGACAGATTGTGTATGCCATCGGCAATCCGTTTGGGTTGAATGGCACGATGACGTCGGGGATCATCAGCGCGATTCGCTCAGTGCGCGGGCCGGTGGGCGCGCCGATTGAGAATGCGATTCAGACGGATGCGGCGATCAATCCGGGCAATTCAGGCGGCCCGCTGCTGAATTCGCAGGGCGAGGTGATTGGCATCAACTCGCTGATTGCGACGAATCCGAATGACCAGGTTCCGGTGGAGCAGAGCGCGGGCATCGGATTTGCGATTCCGATTGATACGGCGAAGGCGGTGCTCAAGGATTTCCAGAAGTACGGGCATCCGATGCGTCCCTCGCTGGGCGTGGTGACGCTGCCGATTGGGCCCTACCTTGCACAGCAGATGAATCTGGGCGCGCAGTATGGCGTGCTGATTGAGCAGGTGATTCCGGGCGGACCCGCCGCGCGCGCCGGGCTGCATGGCGGCTCGCAAACAGCGTACCTGGGCAACCAGCAGATCGAGATTGGGGGCGACCTGATCATCGCGATGGATGGCCAGCAGGTGGCGAGCCAGCAGGATATCTCTGACATTATGAACAGCCATCAGCCCGGCGATGTCATCACGGTGACAGTGCTGCGCGATGGCCGCCGCATGGTCTTTCATGTGAAGCTCGGCGTGGCCGGCGAGCAGGAAGTTTAG
- a CDS encoding oxidative damage protection protein has protein sequence MAHNVFCARYKQEMEGLDEPPFDSDFGHKIYNNVSKRAWGEWIEHQKMLLNEYRLQPWTPQAQEFLVEQMNQYFFGEGAQLPKEYVPPSPR, from the coding sequence ATGGCACACAACGTATTCTGCGCACGCTACAAGCAGGAGATGGAAGGACTCGACGAGCCTCCCTTCGACAGCGACTTTGGCCACAAAATCTACAACAACGTATCCAAGCGCGCCTGGGGCGAATGGATCGAGCACCAGAAAATGCTGCTGAACGAGTATCGCCTGCAGCCCTGGACGCCACAGGCTCAGGAGTTTCTGGTCGAGCAGATGAATCAATACTTCTTCGGCGAAGGCGCTCAGCTTCCCAAGGAGTACGTTCCCCCGTCGCCGCGCTAG
- the coaE gene encoding dephospho-CoA kinase (Dephospho-CoA kinase (CoaE) performs the final step in coenzyme A biosynthesis.): MGLTGGIGSGKSTVAQMFRELGMSVIEADAVGRALMEPGQSAYRAVVEHFGDKVVRPDGTLDRARLAEMAFREGRLAELNALVHPLVIAAQEEWMREVFARDPEAVAMVESALIFEASHEASSVPGWRDRFDRVLLVTVPDEMKIARYVGRILAMEPDATPERRAAIEQDARSRLARQIPDAEKIPLCDAVIDNTGTLAETRAQVERLAEELRLAARGVAR; the protein is encoded by the coding sequence GTGGGACTCACCGGCGGCATTGGAAGCGGAAAATCGACAGTGGCGCAGATGTTTCGCGAACTGGGCATGTCCGTAATTGAAGCCGATGCCGTGGGCCGGGCGCTCATGGAGCCGGGGCAGAGCGCGTACCGCGCCGTGGTGGAACACTTCGGCGACAAAGTCGTGCGACCCGATGGGACGCTGGACCGCGCGCGGCTGGCGGAGATGGCCTTTCGCGAAGGGCGTCTGGCGGAATTGAACGCGCTGGTGCATCCGCTGGTGATTGCGGCGCAGGAGGAGTGGATGCGCGAGGTGTTTGCGCGTGATCCAGAGGCCGTGGCGATGGTAGAGTCCGCGCTGATTTTTGAGGCGAGCCATGAAGCGAGCAGCGTGCCGGGATGGCGAGACCGTTTTGATCGCGTGCTGCTGGTCACGGTGCCGGATGAAATGAAGATTGCCCGCTATGTGGGGCGCATTCTGGCGATGGAGCCGGATGCAACGCCGGAGCGCAGGGCTGCGATTGAGCAGGATGCGCGCTCGCGGCTGGCGCGGCAGATTCCGGATGCAGAGAAGATTCCGCTTTGTGATGCGGTGATTGATAACACCGGCACGCTGGCGGAGACGCGCGCCCAGGTGGAGCGCCTGGCCGAAGAACTGCGCCTGGCGGCGCGGGGCGTTGCGCGCTGA
- a CDS encoding polysaccharide deacetylase family protein: MNLIATSIAAAGVAGLGVGGYFYAGIWPASQIFGRTLLAGRNSNEIALTFDDGPNDRCTLQLLEILAKHEVRATFFMVGQYVRQRPDIARAVRDAGHLIGNHTVTHAMLMRCSAAQVREELSGCNAILEDVLGQPVRYFRPPFGARRPYVLRHARSLGLTPVMWNVTGYDWNPRPAEEVAGILTAGIERNQKRGRASNLLLHDGGHLAMGADRSHTLRAVEMLLTQSGEGREFVTVDRWNAV, encoded by the coding sequence GTGAATCTGATTGCGACGTCAATTGCGGCGGCCGGTGTGGCCGGGCTGGGAGTGGGCGGATATTTTTATGCGGGCATCTGGCCGGCCTCGCAGATCTTTGGCCGCACGCTGCTGGCGGGCCGCAATTCAAATGAGATTGCGCTGACCTTTGACGATGGCCCGAATGACCGCTGCACGCTGCAACTGCTGGAGATTCTGGCGAAGCATGAGGTGCGGGCTACGTTTTTCATGGTGGGCCAGTATGTGCGGCAGCGGCCGGACATTGCGCGCGCGGTGCGCGATGCCGGGCACTTGATTGGCAATCACACGGTGACGCACGCGATGTTGATGCGCTGTTCGGCAGCGCAGGTGCGCGAAGAGTTGTCGGGCTGCAACGCGATTCTTGAGGATGTTCTGGGGCAGCCGGTGCGATACTTTCGCCCGCCCTTTGGAGCGCGGCGGCCGTATGTATTGCGGCATGCACGCTCGCTTGGGCTGACGCCGGTGATGTGGAATGTGACGGGGTATGACTGGAATCCGCGCCCGGCCGAGGAAGTGGCGGGGATTCTCACGGCGGGGATTGAGCGGAATCAGAAGCGAGGCCGCGCGAGCAACCTGCTGCTGCATGACGGCGGCCATCTGGCGATGGGGGCTGACCGCTCCCACACCCTGCGCGCGGTGGAGATGCTGTTGACGCAGAGCGGGGAGGGCCGTGAATTTGTAACCGTGGATCGCTGGAACGCGGTTTAG
- a CDS encoding efflux RND transporter periplasmic adaptor subunit: MALPIHAQSTGTITAQRVSSTPHLRAYAQVVPISTLPLNAAETGTLAGLTITPGTHVHTGQVLATLRGPEIDSLLLELQASLRSAKAQLRNAEKALSIQREQLRAHLSTRQSLHQAMSAEASAQAALETIQSRLHATRQMAQITAPSDALVLSLQAASGERVSAGQPIVTLQPSSALWLRASFYGGNTAQIHPGMTGLFTPASGGKPIAVRVRAISGVTNPSGSEYVMMTAANASSPWQNGQYGTVTLNLPAAQVIAVPTRALILSQGSWWVMVHTAQGDQPRKVIPGSARGWTTSILSGLKPGEQVVVQNAYLLFQSKTAGQYQIPD; encoded by the coding sequence ATGGCTCTGCCCATCCACGCCCAGTCCACCGGCACGATCACTGCGCAGCGCGTCTCATCCACGCCTCATCTGCGCGCATACGCACAGGTCGTGCCCATCAGCACCCTGCCCCTGAACGCAGCGGAAACGGGCACACTCGCCGGGCTCACCATCACACCGGGCACCCACGTGCATACCGGCCAGGTGCTCGCCACCTTGCGCGGGCCAGAGATTGACAGCCTGCTCCTCGAGCTGCAGGCCAGCCTGCGCAGCGCAAAGGCACAGCTTCGCAACGCGGAAAAAGCGCTCTCCATTCAGCGCGAACAATTACGCGCGCATTTAAGCACGCGCCAGAGCCTGCATCAGGCCATGAGCGCCGAGGCTTCTGCACAGGCAGCGCTTGAGACCATCCAGTCCCGGCTACACGCCACCCGGCAAATGGCGCAGATCACCGCGCCCTCCGACGCACTCGTGCTCTCGCTGCAGGCTGCGAGCGGAGAACGAGTCAGCGCCGGCCAGCCCATCGTCACCCTGCAACCCTCCAGCGCACTCTGGTTGCGCGCGTCCTTTTACGGCGGCAATACCGCACAAATCCATCCCGGAATGACCGGCCTCTTCACGCCCGCCAGCGGCGGCAAGCCCATCGCGGTTCGCGTCCGCGCCATCTCCGGCGTCACCAACCCGTCCGGCAGCGAATACGTAATGATGACGGCTGCAAATGCATCCTCACCTTGGCAAAACGGACAATATGGTACGGTCACCCTCAACCTGCCCGCCGCTCAGGTCATCGCCGTTCCCACCCGCGCGCTCATCCTCAGCCAGGGCAGTTGGTGGGTCATGGTTCACACCGCGCAAGGCGACCAGCCCCGCAAAGTCATCCCTGGCTCCGCACGCGGCTGGACAACCTCAATCCTGAGCGGCCTCAAGCCGGGCGAACAAGTCGTCGTCCAGAATGCCTATCTGCTTTTCCAGTCAAAAACCGCCGGCCAATATCAGATTCCGGATTAG